In Cellulomonas sp. JZ18, the DNA window CCGAGGTCGAACGCCGTCGCGGCACCCGTCGCCCGGCCGGTCAGGCCGGTGGCCTGCAGGACGAGCGCACCCGCGGGCTCCACGGCCGTGTCGATGCCGACCGCGGCCGGCACCGTGAGCGTCCCGTCGTCCCCGGGCGCCGGCACGAGACGTCCCGACGTCCCGAGCGCGAGCTCGAAGCCCGGCGCGGGGGTCGGCGACGCGGTCGGCGTGGGCGTCGGGGTCGCGGTGGGCGTCGGGGACGCCGTCGGCGAGGGGGACGTGGTCGGCGACGTCGTCGGCGACGGGGACGCCGTCGGCGAGGGCGACGTCGTCGGGACCGGCCCGCCCGGTGCACCGCCGCCGCTCCACCGGTGCGCGCCGGTGGTCACGGTGCGCCCCGCGGGCACCTCGACGCTGGTGCCGTCGGAGAAGGTCACGGTGCGCGTCCGCGACGTCACGTTGGCCGCGACGTAGGTGCGCCGGCCGTCCTGCGTGAACACCGCCGACAGCGGGCTGTCGCCGTGCACGGACGCGTCGAGGGTGCCGAGCGCCGCCAGGTTCGCGATCCAGTGGTAGGTGTGCGCGCGGGACTCGCCCTCCTCGACCGGGTACCCCGGGTTCTGCGTGAGCAGCCGCAGGGCCCGGGGCGCGTCACCCAGCGCGAGGTAGCTCCACAGGATGTCCTGCCACACGGTCGGCGGGCCGCCGTTGACCTCCTCCAGCTCGGCGTAGTTCTCCACCACGTCGTCCGGGCGCAGGCCGAGGTACAGGTGCGAGCCGGTGATGGGCAGGGTGTTGATGCCCTGGATCATCTCGGCCTCGCCGCTGAACCACGTCGAGTACGTGCCGCCGTCGCCCCAGACCATGCCGAGCACCGAGTGCCCGAAGCCGTCGGGGATCGCCTCGGCCTGGTCGAACCAGTACTCCTGGATGGCCGCGGCCTGCGTCGCGTACAGGTACGCACCCGCGTCGCGCACGGCCCGGTCGCCCGTCGCCTCGCCCCACTGCACGAGGGCGCCGGCGAAGTTCATGCCCTCCGAGCTCGACTCCTGGTTGTTCCCGGCCACGAACGCACCGTGCCCCGACGCCCAGTCGTGCCCCGCGTAGACGTCGAAGTCGCGCAGGTACGGGAACCGGGTCTCGTCCCGGTCGTAGCCGTTGGCGTCGCGCACGAGCAGGTCGACCATGCCGCCGTACTCCTCGTCGGAGGCCCACTGCGGGTCGAACCGCGCGAGCGTGGCCGCCGCCGCGACGTAGTAGCCGTAGTGGAAGTGGTGGTCGTTCAGCTCGGTGTCCGAGCCGTAGGAGCCCGGGTACCCGATGAGCGTCCCCCACCGCGCGTCGTACGCGAAGAGCTGGCCGGTCTCGCCCTCGTCGGCCGTGAACCAGTCCGTCAGGGTCGCCTGGATGCGGGCGAGCGCGGCGTCCCGCAGGTCCGTGCGGCCCAGCTGGTCCGCGATCTCGACGATCCGCGTGGCGCGTCCCAGGGCCTTGCCGGTCCAGTAGGTGTCCGCCCGCAGGACGGGCATCGGGTCGTCCGCGACCTCGTCGAGGAGCGCGTCGAGGCGTGCGCGGGCGTCGCCGGTGGCGGTGGCGACGGCCGGCACCTCCGGCAGGACCCCCGTGAAGGGCGTGCGGGTGGTGAACTCCGTCGCGTCCACGTACGCGGTCATGGTGCCGCGTGCGCTGGGGTACGTGCCGAAGGCGCTGCCGCCGGCCACGTCGTCGACGTAGCGCTGCTGGTGCGGGTAGAGCGCGACGAGCGTGCCCCGGGCGCTGCCCTCCAGCGGCGTCGTCGTGAGCCGGTACGTCGTCACGACCTCACCCTCGGCGGGCTGGTAGGAGTAGTCCGCGCGCGTGTCGGTCACCTCGGCGAACGCGACGGGCGCGAGCGCGCGCAGCGCGGCACGGCGCTGGTCGTCCGTCGCGGACGCGTCCGTGGCGAGCGCGCCGACCGCGAGGTAGCCCTTGCCCGCCAGCGACGAGCGCAGCGTCGAGCCGTCCACGGTCCAGGACGCGCCGGACGGGGCGAACGCGACGTAGTCGTGCCCGTTCGCGGTGAACCCGAGCGTGGCGCCGTCGCGCGACCACACGCGCACCTGCGCGCCGGACGTCAGCACCGCGTCGCCGCCGTCCACGTGGTACCAGCTCACCGGCAGGCCGTGCCCGATCGTCGCGCGCAGCGACTGCTCGCCGTCGGACCACGACGGCGTGACGGTCCAGTCCGACCAGTCCGCGACCTGCACCGTCGGCGCGTCGAGGCCCTCGACCCCGACGACGACGTCCTCCGTGTACGGGAAGTGGAACTCGCCGATCCCGCCGGGCGTGCCGGACAGCGTCGCCTCGCGGGGCGTCGACAGGCCGAGCCCACCGGTCGTCGGCTGGTACGACACGGGATGGGCGTGCAGCGGCTGGGACGTGCGGCACTCCAGCCGCTTGTACAGCAGGGAGGACCACCAGTCGTTCGTCGGCACCGCACCCTGCGGGGCGTCGTCCGTCAGCGCGGACCGCGGGTCCGCCTCGACGGCGTCGCACCCCTCCGGCGTGGGCCCGACCGGCGTCGCCGCGTAGCTGCCCGCACCGACGGGCACGACCTCGGCGGCCGACGCGGCCTGCGGCACGAGGACGAGCCCGCCCGCCGCGGCGACGGCGAGGGCCGCGAGCGCGGCGGTGGAGCCGCGCGCCCGTCGGCGCGGACGCCCTCCCGAGGAGGGGGACGAGGGCATGGTGGTGCCAGGTGGCAAGGACGTGATGTGCATCGAGAAACCCCCTGGCGGCGCCCTCCGGGGGCGGCGGCGCCGCCGTCTCACCGGGTCGACTCCGTCGTCGGCCCGTCTCGCTCCCGGCGGACCCCCGTTGGTCGCGCACGGCGTGGAAGCGATCTCACCACGGTAGGTCGGCGTCGGCGCGGTCCGCATCCGGAACGGCCGACCCGCTGCCTTCGGACGCGCCGAGGGGCGCCCGCCGTGTCGGCGGACGCCCCTCGGGACGGTGCTCGTGGCGAGCGGCGCGGTCTCGGACCTGCGCGGTCTCAGACCTGTGCGTCGGCACCCTGACGGGCGGCGATCTGCGCACGCACCTCGTCCATGTCCAGGTCCTTCACCGCGGTGACGACCTGCTCGAGCGCCGGCGCGGGCAGCGCGCCGGCCTGGTTGAAGACGAGGATCCCGTCGCGGAACGCCATGAGCGTGGGGATCGACGTGATCTGGAGCTCCGCGGCGAGCTGCTGCTCGGCCTCGGTGTCGACCTTCGCGTGCACGATCTCCGGGTGCTGCTCGGACGACGCCTCGAAGACGGGGCCGAACATGCGGCAGGGCCCGCACCAGGACGCCCAGAAGTCCACCAGCACGATGTCGTTGTCCTTGATGGTGTCCGCGATCGTGTCGGCGGTCAGCGCTGTCGTGGCCATGTGCTCTCTCCTCCTGGCGGTTGCGTGCGGTACAGCGCCCGCGCGCGCCGCGGTATTCCCCGGCGCTGTGACGCGGACCGCCCGACGGACGCCCGCGTGCCGCTGGTCGGCGCACGGGCCGGCACGCGGTAGAACTGCACGGTGACCGCGTCCGCCGAGTTCCCCCGCGACCCCGAGCGTCCCGCCGGCTGGCTCAGCCCCGAGCAGATCGCCACCGTCCGCGCCCAGGTCCCCGTCCTCTACGTCGACGCCGTGCCCGTGCGGGTCGACGAGTCCGGCGACGTCGTCGCGGTCGGGCTGCTGCTGCGCGTGACGCCCGAGGGCGTCATGTCCCGCGCGCTCGTCTCGGGCCGGGTCATGCACCACGAGCGCGTGCGCGACGCGCTGCTGCGGCACATCGAGAAGGACCTGGGCCCCATGGCGCTGCCGCAGGTGCCCGCGTCGCCGCAGCCCTTCACCGTCGCCGAGTACTTCCCGACCCCCGGCGTGACGCCGTACCACGACCCCCGCCAGCACGCGGTGTCCCTCGCCTACGTCGTGCCCGTCACGGGCGACTGCCGGCCCCAGCAGGACGCGCTCGACCTCGCCTGGCTCACGCCCGAGGAGGTCTGCACCGAGGCCGTGCAGGTCGAGATGAACGGCGGCCAGGGGCTGCTGCTGCGCCAGGCGATGGCCTGGGTGGGACGCCTGCCCTGACCTGTCGACCGGGACCGTCCGCGCGAGGCCTGGGTCCCGGCTCGGGCCCGGCCCCCGGCCCTCGGTCAGCCGAGCGCGAGCTGCGGCCAGTCCGCGAGGTCGGCGCGCAGGGCGCGGTCGTGCGTCGCGACCACGACGGCGGCGGACGTCGCGCGCAGCGCCGCCGTGAGCTCGTCCACCAGGCCGACCGAGAGGTGGTTCGTCGGCTCGTCGAGGACCAGCACGTGCGGGGCCGACAGCAGCGCGCACGCGAGGTCGAAGCGCCGGCGCTGCCCGAGGGACAGCTCGCGCAGCGGCCGCTCGAGGTCCTCCTCCGTGAGCAGGCCCAGCGACGCGACGGGCACGAGCCGCTCCGGGTCGAGCAGCCCCGACTCGAGCAGGCGCAGCGCGTGCTTGGCGTACGCGTCGAACGCCGTCGGGGGCGCCTCCCCCGTGGCCGGCGGGGCCACGTGCTCCGCCGGCCCCTCCTGGCCGAGCACGCCCAGGCGCACGTGCGGCCCGACCGCGCGCGAGCCACGGTCGAGGGGGACGGTGCCGGCCAGCGCGGCGAGCAGCGTCGACTTGCCCGACCCGTTCGGGCCGGTGACGAGGAGCCGGCCCGCGGGCGGGACCTCGAGCCGGCGGCCCGGCAGGTCGAGCCGTCCCGCGACGCGCGGGGCGCGCAGGTCGAGCAGCGGGCCCCGGGCCAGTGGGGCGGGACGGACGGCAGGTCCGGGAAGGTCAGCGTCGGCGGCGGCACCGGCACCTCCACGGCGTCGCGCTCCAGCTGCTGCACGAGCCGGTCCGCCGCCTTCACGTGCGTGCGCGCGCGCGTCCCGCGGCGGTGCTTCTGGGAGCCCTTCGGCGGGCGCCACTCGTCGGACAGGCCCTCGTAGGACGCGTCGAGCCGCGCGGCGAGCACGTCCGCGC includes these proteins:
- a CDS encoding glycosyl hydrolase; translated protein: MPSSPSSGGRPRRRARGSTAALAALAVAAAGGLVLVPQAASAAEVVPVGAGSYAATPVGPTPEGCDAVEADPRSALTDDAPQGAVPTNDWWSSLLYKRLECRTSQPLHAHPVSYQPTTGGLGLSTPREATLSGTPGGIGEFHFPYTEDVVVGVEGLDAPTVQVADWSDWTVTPSWSDGEQSLRATIGHGLPVSWYHVDGGDAVLTSGAQVRVWSRDGATLGFTANGHDYVAFAPSGASWTVDGSTLRSSLAGKGYLAVGALATDASATDDQRRAALRALAPVAFAEVTDTRADYSYQPAEGEVVTTYRLTTTPLEGSARGTLVALYPHQQRYVDDVAGGSAFGTYPSARGTMTAYVDATEFTTRTPFTGVLPEVPAVATATGDARARLDALLDEVADDPMPVLRADTYWTGKALGRATRIVEIADQLGRTDLRDAALARIQATLTDWFTADEGETGQLFAYDARWGTLIGYPGSYGSDTELNDHHFHYGYYVAAAATLARFDPQWASDEEYGGMVDLLVRDANGYDRDETRFPYLRDFDVYAGHDWASGHGAFVAGNNQESSSEGMNFAGALVQWGEATGDRAVRDAGAYLYATQAAAIQEYWFDQAEAIPDGFGHSVLGMVWGDGGTYSTWFSGEAEMIQGINTLPITGSHLYLGLRPDDVVENYAELEEVNGGPPTVWQDILWSYLALGDAPRALRLLTQNPGYPVEEGESRAHTYHWIANLAALGTLDASVHGDSPLSAVFTQDGRRTYVAANVTSRTRTVTFSDGTSVEVPAGRTVTTGAHRWSGGGAPGGPVPTTSPSPTASPSPTTSPTTSPSPTASPTPTATPTPTPTASPTPAPGFELALGTSGRLVPAPGDDGTLTVPAAVGIDTAVEPAGALVLQATGLTGRATGAATAFDLGVDAGTTVGNATRVSVSYDLTGDGTWDRVEVYRYLATDPLPGVERYTQAAGLERATGALGDLRDGTVRVALWNAIGSATSTVTTGDSVLSLPFR
- a CDS encoding NUDIX hydrolase family protein, which translates into the protein MTASAEFPRDPERPAGWLSPEQIATVRAQVPVLYVDAVPVRVDESGDVVAVGLLLRVTPEGVMSRALVSGRVMHHERVRDALLRHIEKDLGPMALPQVPASPQPFTVAEYFPTPGVTPYHDPRQHAVSLAYVVPVTGDCRPQQDALDLAWLTPEEVCTEAVQVEMNGGQGLLLRQAMAWVGRLP
- the trxA gene encoding thioredoxin; the encoded protein is MATTALTADTIADTIKDNDIVLVDFWASWCGPCRMFGPVFEASSEQHPEIVHAKVDTEAEQQLAAELQITSIPTLMAFRDGILVFNQAGALPAPALEQVVTAVKDLDMDEVRAQIAARQGADAQV